A genome region from Chrysiogenia bacterium includes the following:
- a CDS encoding MoaD/ThiS family protein has product MPVNVRIPTPLRKLTDNRDQVEAEGATVGALIEDLEKKHPGLKERLCDEDGKVRRFVNVFLNDEDIRFLESLDTPVKDGDELALVPAIAGGR; this is encoded by the coding sequence ATGCCGGTAAATGTTCGCATTCCCACCCCGCTGCGCAAGCTGACCGACAACCGTGACCAGGTGGAGGCCGAAGGCGCCACCGTGGGCGCGCTCATCGAAGATCTTGAGAAGAAGCACCCGGGTCTCAAAGAGCGCCTGTGCGATGAAGACGGCAAGGTCCGCCGCTTCGTCAACGTCTTTCTCAACGACGAAGACATCCGCTTTCTCGAGAGCCTCGACACCCCGGTCAAGGACGGCGACGAGCTCGCGCTCGTGCCCGCCATTGCCGGCGGTCGCTGA
- a CDS encoding pyridoxal-phosphate dependent enzyme, whose product MGFSNPHYNVIEFPDAKEREALFPKGSILNLVGNTPLVRLRNVTRELPEGVEVWGKCEWMNPSGSVKARPALWMIKDGLKTGKLHPGKTILDSTSGNTGIALAMIGAALGYPVTLVMPANASEERKKILRAYGAELILSDPMEGSDGAIIKCREILGADTAGKYYKPDQYFNPANPQAHYESTGPEIWKQTGGRVTHFFSSLGTGGTCSGTGRYLREVSGEKVRILAVEPDSPFHGIEGLKHMESSIVPGTYDAQVHHEKLPAPTDSAYDMCVRVAKEEGMLVGQSSGATIDCAIRYARKNNITEGVFVLILCDSAERYLTTAVWRDTEDEFEARKQAHEAAGEASPSHGSEL is encoded by the coding sequence ATGGGCTTCAGCAATCCCCACTACAATGTGATCGAGTTCCCCGACGCCAAAGAGCGCGAGGCGCTCTTTCCCAAGGGCTCGATCCTCAACCTTGTGGGCAACACCCCGCTGGTGCGGCTTCGCAATGTGACCCGCGAACTGCCGGAGGGCGTGGAAGTCTGGGGCAAGTGCGAGTGGATGAACCCCTCGGGTTCGGTAAAAGCGCGCCCTGCCCTGTGGATGATCAAGGACGGCCTGAAAACCGGCAAGCTCCATCCCGGCAAGACGATCCTCGATTCGACCTCGGGCAACACCGGCATTGCGCTCGCCATGATCGGCGCGGCGCTGGGATACCCGGTGACGCTGGTCATGCCCGCCAACGCCAGCGAGGAGCGCAAGAAGATCCTGCGCGCCTACGGGGCCGAGCTGATTCTCTCCGATCCGATGGAGGGATCCGACGGCGCGATCATCAAGTGCCGCGAGATTCTGGGGGCCGATACCGCCGGCAAGTATTACAAGCCCGATCAGTATTTCAATCCTGCCAATCCCCAGGCCCACTACGAATCGACCGGCCCGGAGATCTGGAAACAGACCGGCGGCCGTGTGACCCACTTTTTCTCGAGCTTGGGAACCGGCGGCACGTGCTCTGGCACCGGGCGCTACCTGCGCGAGGTAAGCGGCGAGAAGGTCCGCATCCTGGCGGTCGAGCCCGACAGCCCCTTCCACGGGATCGAGGGGCTCAAGCACATGGAAAGCTCCATCGTGCCCGGCACCTACGACGCGCAGGTCCACCACGAGAAGCTGCCCGCCCCCACCGACAGCGCCTACGACATGTGCGTGCGCGTCGCCAAGGAAGAAGGCATGCTCGTGGGCCAGAGCTCGGGCGCGACCATCGATTGCGCCATTCGCTACGCCAGGAAGAACAACATCACCGAGGGGGTGTTCGTCCTCATCCTCTGCGACAGCGCCGAGCGGTACCTCACCACGGCCGTCTGGCGCGATACCGAGGACGAGTTCGAGGCTCGCAAGCAGGCCCACGAGGCCGCCGGTGAGGCGAGCCCCAGCCACGGCAGCGAGCTGTGA
- a CDS encoding M67 family metallopeptidase yields MRKLTLSQETADAIRRHCESTYPNEGVGLLVGRLDGDDHIIARAVPVTNVDPKPDFFRWDDKEYLQVDKAARGDGLDIIGLFHSHPDHPAIPSKTDFEFAEPWGDTFAWIIVSCKKGVSDTFRSWTVDPGLGKIGEFREQDVHFAEEKIEITQK; encoded by the coding sequence ATGAGAAAACTCACCCTGAGCCAGGAAACGGCCGACGCGATCCGAAGGCACTGTGAGAGCACCTACCCCAACGAGGGTGTGGGCCTGCTGGTGGGGCGCCTCGACGGCGACGACCACATCATTGCCCGCGCCGTGCCGGTCACGAACGTCGATCCCAAGCCCGATTTCTTCCGCTGGGATGACAAGGAATACCTGCAGGTCGACAAGGCCGCGCGGGGCGACGGGCTCGACATCATCGGGCTCTTCCATTCCCACCCCGACCACCCGGCCATTCCCTCGAAGACGGACTTCGAGTTTGCCGAGCCCTGGGGCGATACCTTTGCCTGGATTATCGTGAGCTGTAAGAAGGGGGTCTCGGACACGTTCCGAAGCTGGACGGTTGACCCCGGTCTGGGCAAGATCGGCGAGTTCCGTGAGCAGGATGTTCACTTCGCCGAAGAGAAAATCGAGATCACCCAAAAGTAG